Within the Rhizobium grahamii genome, the region CTCGACGCTGGCAAGCCTCTACGAGCGCGTTCGCCGCCGTCCGAAGCGGGTCGTCTTTGCCGAAGCTGAAGAAGAGCAGGTGATGCGTGCGGCAATGTCCTACGCAAACCAGGAACTCGGCACGGCGATCCTGCTCGGCCGCGAAGACCTGATCCGCCAGACCGCCGAGCGCGCCGGCATCGATCTCAATCGGCCGGGGCTTGAAATCGTCAACGCCCGCATCTCGACGCGGGTGGAAGCCTATACCGACTATCTCTATGCGCGGCTGCAGCGCAAAGGCTACCTGCACCGCGATGCCCAGCGCCTGATCCACAATGACCGTAATCACTTTGCGGCCTGCATGGTGGCGCTCGGCGATGCCGATGGCATGGTCACCGGCATCACCCGCAACTATTCGACCGCACTCGAAGACGTCCGCCGCTGCATCGACATGAAGCCCGGCCACCGGGTCATCGGTGTTTCCATCGCGCTCTGCCGCGGCCGGACAGTGTTCGTTGCTGATACGGCGGTTCACGACATGCCGAATGCCGAGGAACTGGCCGATATTGCCGTCGAAGCCGCCGGCTTTGCGCGTCGTATGGGCTACCAGCCGCGCGTTGCGATGTTGGCCTACTCGACCTTCGGCCATCCCTCGGGCGAACGCTCCGAGCGTGTGCGCGAGGCAGTAAAGATCCTCGACAAGCGCCGCCTCGACTTCGAGTATGACGGCGAGATGGCGGCTGACGTGGCGCTGAACCGTAAGGTAATGGAGCAGTATCCTTTCTGCCGCCTATCGGGACCGGCTAACGTTCTGGTCATGCCGGCTTTCCACTCGGCTTCGATCTCGACGAAAATGCTGCAGGAACTCGGTGGTTCGACGGTCATCGGCCCGATCCTCGTCGGTCTCGACAAGGCGGTTCAGATCACCTCGATGGGTGCGAAGGATTCCGACATCGTCAACATGGCGGCGATCGCGGCCTATACGGCTGGATCGTGAAATAGAAAACGGAGCGGGAGGCAGCCTCCCGCTCCGTCGTCATTACATCAGTGAAAAATCAGCTCGCGAACCGTCCGGCATCGGCGCCGTAATAGTTCAGGTAACGATCGGAAATGCTGGAGATCGGCAGAACGATCAGGACGTCCGTCGTATTGAACGCCTTGTCGACCACAGCGGTCGAGCCGACCATGGCGCCGAGGCGGAGATAACCCTTGATCAGCGGCGGCAGCGCCATCAGCGCCCGCTTCGGATTGACCGCTTCCGCAGGCATCAGGTCCATGTCACGTGCAAGATGCGGAAGAGCGCTGACCGCCCATTCGTCCTTGGCGGCGACGTTGTGATGCAGGAAGGAAAGAGCCAGCGCATGGCTCTCCGGATGGACCCCTGGGAAGGAAGCGCAGCCGAACATGGCGCTCATGCCGTGCTTCAGAGCGTAGGCCCAGTTGCCCTGCCAGAGCAGCTCGACGATCCGCTTGGTGCGGTAGTCAGGCAGCACGCAGGAGCGGCCGAGTTCCATGAAGCGCTTATCCGGGTGGCGGGCAAGCAGCTCGTCGATCGCAAACTCCGAAGCCGAGTAAAAGCCGCCGTTTGCCATGGCAACGTCCTGGCGCAGCAGCCGATACGTCCCGACGATCTGGTCCTCGCTGTCGCCCTCGATCGAGCGGTCGAGCACCAGCAGGTGATCGCAGAAAGCGTCGTAGGCATCGAAATCGCGCTTGCGGCGCATCGCTTCCGCCGGCAGTTGCGCCTGCATCTCTTCGACGAAGACGCGGTAACGGACAGCCTGCGCAGCGTCGATCTCGCTCGGTGTGCGGGCGAGACGCGTTTCGAGATTTCCGATGCGTCCGAAAACGTCGCTTTCCTTTGGCGCGGTTGCCCGGGAAGCGTGCGAGGCTTCGGCGACTGCGTCACGGTTGATGATGTCTACTGACATGGCGACTCTTTCATTGCCGGCTTTTGACACGCCATAAAACACTTATATGCGACAGGAAAGTGACATTTTAAACCCCCTGCCACGCAGCAAATGCAAGGGTTGTGGACGACTATTTGGCCTCCGCACGTCGTGCGGAAAGGGCGGCCACGGCTTGGACTTCCGTCAGAAGTCTTATTGGATCGACGGGCTTCAACATGACGCGGTTTGCGCCGTTCAGCAAGACTTGGCGGCGGGAATCGTCGCGTTTGTCGGCGGTCAGAACGATAATCGGCACCGATGGCAGATCGAGACGGCGCTCGTGCCCGCGTAGCCGGCCAATCATTTCGATGCCATCACCGCCAGGCATGGAAAGGTCGCTGATGATGATGTCGGGGCGAGCCCCTTCGGCGAGTGCGCCATCAAGCAGCGCTTCGAAATGCGTTACGTGCTGGACGCTGTGGCCGGCCTTGTCGAGCATCGCGCGAATCAGCATCGCGTTGATCGGGTCGTCTTCGGCCAAAAGGATCTTGAGACCGCCATGATCGCCGGTATCGGGAACGACGGCGCTGAAACCCGGCTGGTTGTCGTTGAGGGCGTCGCGCTTCTCCATGCCGCGCATGCGCCCGCGCAACACGTCGATCAGCGACTGTTCGCGCAGCGGACGGATAAGCCAGGCATCGAAGAGATCGAGCGAATGGGCGTTGCGTTCCTCGGGGTTAACCAGAAGAATCTTTCTGAGACCCAGCCCCGCGATATCGGCGCGATCCGCAAGGTGGGCGGCAAACTCGCCGGACATGCGGTGATCGACGATGATGTCTGTGGGCCTGCTGCCGAGGCCGGCCATTTCGAGCAGGGTCCGACGGGCCGTGCTGCCGTCTTCCGCGAAATGGCAGATGCCGCCGAGCGTGGTGATCGTTTCCGAAATCGCCATTCTCGCCGCACCGACCGGGGCAAGCAGCAGAACAATGTTGCCGGCAAGCATCGCGTCGCGCCGCGGCTGCTTGTCGTCCTCAGGCGCGACGGTGAAGCGGATGCTGAACTCGCTGCCGAGACCCTTTTCGCTGGAAACACTGAGCGTGCCGCCAAATTCACGCATGATGCGCGAGGAGATCGCAAGGCCAAGCCCGGTGCCTGCGCTCCTGTCTGCCATCGTGCCGCCCTGTTCGAACTCGCCGAAGATGCGCGCTTGCTCCTCGTCGGTCATTCCCGGGCCCGTATCGGTCACGGTAATCAGCAATTCGTCGTCCTGCTTGGAGGCACGGATGAAGACGCCGCCGGCCTGTGTGAATTTCACGGCGTTGCCGATGACGTTGAAGAGCACCTGCCGCAGGCGCGCCGGGTCGAAGTTCATCAGGTCGGGAACGTCGGACGAGACGGTCGCGCCGATCTCGATGCCCTTCTCGTGCGCACGATAAGCGAGCATCTCGACGACGCTCTCCAGCAGCTTGCGGAGCGACTCGGCGCGCGGGCGAAGCTGGAAGCGGCCGACTTCGATCGTCGAGAAATCCAGGAGGTCCTCGACCAGCTGCGTCAGCGCATCGCCGGACTGGCGGATGCCGTTGAGATAGCTCTGCTGTTCCAGGGATTGCCGGGTTTCGCTCAGGAGGTGCGTCATTCCGAGAATACCGGACAGCGGCGTGCGCAGCTCATGGCTGACGGTTGCCAGCAGGCGCGATTTGGCAGCGCTGTTATATTCGGCTTTCTGGCGGGCATCTTCGCGCGCCTGCGCGGCCAGCCGTTCGTCGGTGACATCACGCGCGATGCTGTGAAGCAGCAGGCGCCCGCTGTCCGTGTCGCGGACCACCACATCGCGCCAGAGGAAAATGCGCTGGCCTTGCGGCGTGGAGATTTCGACGTCGTATCGATGGGGCTCGGTTCCCGGGCGGAAGGCGACGCCTATTTCCTCGCAGGTCTGTCCTTCAGGTGCTGATCGCCCGGTGAGCTGGCGAAAGGTCTCGTTCGCGGCGATGATCCGGCGGTCCATCGTCCGTGTTACGGTAATGTCGCCCAGCGCGTCGTGGATGTTCGCAAAGAGCTGCGCTCCGCCGCCAGCCGGCTGCTTTTTCCGGGTCGAAATGCCGCGCGCGACGCTTCGCCGGGTCGATAGCACGACAGCCGCAAGGATCGATGCTACGATGATCGTGCCGACGCCGATCAGAAAGAGCAGAATGCCGCCAGTGTAGGCAAGGCCAAGGAGAACGACCGAAGCCAGCAAGCCTGCCCCGCCGAGCCAATGTGCCAACAGCTTCCGACCCGTGGGCGCTGAATTGGAGAAGGTGATGTCGGCCGAACCGAAGGGCGCAAGCGACCGTTCCGGAGCGCCGCTACGACGTGCCGCATGTGCGCCAAAGGCGTTCGCCAGCTTTTGCTGCAAGTGACCCAGACCGACCATGTGGATCGGATTAGCACGCTGGCCGTTCCAAATAGCTTCAGCAAACAGCTAAAACTTTAGGTATCCGCTTTTTTAGGTTGTATTAGCTCATCAAGAATCACGCATCCCGCGCCGATTGTGATGAAACTGTCGGCCAGGTTGAAGACGGCGAACGACCATGTCTCGGTATGAAACAAGATGTAGTCGATGACGTGCCCATAAAGAAAGCGGTCGATCAGGTTGCCGAGCGCACCGGCAATGATCAGCGCATAGCCGAGATGGGCGAAGGTGCGCTGCTTGCCTGTTCGATGCCAGAGCCAGATGACGAAGGCAACGATGATCAAGCGCATGCCGACGATGAACCAGCCGTCCATGCCCGAAAGCATCGAGAAGGCGACGCCAAGATTGTAGGTCCGGTAGAGCGCCAGCATCGGTATAAGATGCACCGGCTCCTGCAGTGGCAGCGTGTGGTCGACGACGATCTTGACGATCTGGTCGAGCACGACGGCAATAACGATGAAGATCAGGATCGGCAGCGGCCGGGCAAACAGGGTCGGTCGTTCTAGCGTCTGATCAGTCATTTGACCTCGTCGAGTGAGAGGAGATGGCGGCGTGCCTCGAACAGCATAACGGCGCTGGCGACGGCGAGATTGAGCGAGTCGGCGCGGCCCTGCTGCGGAATGCGGGCAAGGGCGTCGGCCTGCTTGGCAAGATGCTCAGGCAGCCCCGATTGCTCATTGCCCATCAGGATCACGACCGGCTTCTTCTTGTAGTCGATCGTCCGGTAGTCGACGGAACCCGCCAGATGTGTGGCGACGACGGAAACGCCGGCGTGCTTCTTCCAGGCAATGAATTCGTCCGCCGTGGCGCGGGCAACGGGAACGGCAAACACCGAGCCCATGGTGGCGCGCACCGTTTCCAGAGAGAAGGGATCGGTCGTCTCGCCGACGAGGATGACGCCGGAGGCGCCGGCGGCATCGGCGGTGCGGATGATCGTGCCGAGATTGCCGGGATCGCGGACGCGGTCGAGGGCGATCCACGTCTCACCATGCTTCGGGTGGATCTCGCGCAGCGGCTTCCAGCGGTTCTCGAAGATGCCGACGACCATCTGCGGATTGTCGCGGCGGGTGATCGAGGAAAGCACTTTCTCGCTGACCTCGAGCACCAGTCCGCCTGATGCAACGGTTCTTGCCGCCATCTGCTCGACGAGCGGCTTGCTCTTGGCGGCCTTGGCATAAACCAGCGTACGGATCGTCCAGCCGAGCTCGATCGCATCGATCACAAGCTTCAGGCCTTCGGCCATGAAGGTGCCGCTCTGCTCGCGCGTCTTCTTGTCGCTGAGTGCCTTGATATCCTTGATGATGGGATTTGCGAGCGAGGTGACCTCTTTCACGTGCCCGACCTTGTGCGGGCCATGGCCCTTGTGTTCATGGCTCATTTCGGCACCCAGCGGGAGAAGAGGGATGTAGAGAGCGCGCGGCCCGGCGACTTGCCGTCCAGCCCGGCCTCGCGAATGACGAGTTCGCCAGACTCGACGACGCCGCCGGCCCCACGCATCGTTTCGCGCATCAGCTCATGGATCGAATAGAAGCTGGCGCGGATCGAATAGGCTGTCAGCACAAGCCCGACGGCCTTCGGCGACAGGATCTCGCGGCAGATGTCGAGCATGACGGGCAAGTGCTCGAAAAGATGCCAGACCTCTCCATTCGGTCCGCGCCCGAATTTCGGCGGGTCAGTGAGAATGATATCGTACTTGTTGCCGCGGCGCTCCTCGCGCTGGATGAACTTCATCGCGTCTTCGCAGATCCAGCGGATCGGTGCCTTCTCCAGTCGGCTCAGCGCCTGGTTTTCGCGCGCCCAGCCGATCGCCTTCTTCGAGGCGTCGACATGCGTGACCTCGGCGCCCGCCGCTGCGGCGACGAGAGAAGCGACACCGGTGTAACCAAAGAGGTTTAGCACCTTCAGCGGCCGCCCTGCCGTCTCGACCTGCTGCTTCATCCACGTCCAGTGAACGATCTGCTCCGGAAAGACGCCGACGTGGCGGAAGGAGGTGAAACGGCCGAAGAAATCCACGCCGAGCAGGTTCAGCGGCCAGGTCTCGCCAAGCGCTTCCTTGGGAAAGCGCCAGCGCCCGGTTCCCTCCTCGTCGGTATCACCGGTGAAGACGGAATCGACCTTTTCCCAGACCTGCTTCGGCAGGGAAGGCTGCCACAACGCCTGGCCTTCGGGGCGCACGATCCGGTAGGGACCGTATTGCTCCAGCTTCTCGCCATTGCCGCTGTCGATCAGGTGAAAGTCGCCTGCGCCAAGGGACTCGAGGATGACGGGGACGCGTTCAGCCGGGCGCTCGCCGGTGCGCTCCAGCAGCGGCCGGTCTATGGCCGTTGGTACCGAGGCCGGTTCGCGCACCTTGTCGCGCGCCGGCGCCGGTTTTGCGGCGGGCTTCGCCGGGCGTGGCCCGCGATCGTCGGTGCGGCGTCCGCCGGAGGGGCCGGCGGCGGATTTCTGGCTCGGCCGGCGTTCTTTCTGTCTCAACGTGGTCTTCCGCGTGCTTCAATTCGATAGAACTGGTGCAAATAGCATTCCGTTTCACCTTGGCAAAGCGCTTTCGGGCTGTGATAAATTGAGGCAGGTCGAAATGGGAGGATTTCGGATGGACTTGACCGGCGAAGAACGGATTACAGCGCCCCGGGATGTCGTATGGGCAGCTCTGAACGACCCCGAAATTTTGAAGCAGTGTATTCCGGGCTGTCAGAGCCTCGAAATGAAGTCCCCGACCGAGCTTGCCGCTGTGGTGAAGATCAAGATCGGCCCGGTCTCGGCGACCTTCAACGGCGAGGTGACGCTATCCAATATCAACGCTCCTGAAAGTTACACGATATCAGGCGAAGGAAAGGGTGGCATTGCGGGCTTTGCCAAGGGCGGAGCGGATGTCGTGCTCAGGGAAGACGGCGGCGAGACAATCCTGCAGTACGAGGCGAAAGCCCAGGTCGGTGGCAAGATTGCTCAGCTTGGCGCGCGATTGATCGACTCCACGTCGACGAAGCTGGCGCAGCAGTTCTTTTCGGATTTTAATGCCGCTGTCAGCGTCCAGGCGGCGGAATAGCGCGAGCGGATTGCTCGGTCAGGTAGGTCATGCACTGGGTGGTTAGGCTTGCCAATGCCTCGGATCGGGAGCATCTGGCCGATCTCTATCTGGCCGTGCGGCGACAGACGTTTTCGTGGGTCGATCCGCTGACCTTCCGACATGGCGATTTCTTCTCGCAAACGCAGGGAGAGATCATCTGGGTGGCCGAGACGCCCGCAGGCGAAGTCGCGGGATTTATCTCACTGTGGCCGCCGGACGATTTCATTCACATGCTCTACGTGGCCGGCCCCTGGCAGTCGCGTGGGGCGGGTGGCGCCCTTCTGCGTGCGCTTCCCGACTGGCCGCACCAGAAGTACCGATTGAAATGCCTTGTCCAGAATACGCGGGCAAAGGTGTTCTATCTGGCGAACGGGTTCGTCGTGACAGGAAACGGCAAGTCTGCCGAAGGCATGTATGACGAGATGAGCTTCTTTCCCGCCGGCTAGCGCGCTCTACTGCAACTGCGGCTTCTTCAAGTAGTTGTTGCGATCGGCCGACCTGATCCGCAGCCAGGCTTCGCGTCCGTCCCGCAAAACCCGCATTGGGATTTCAGCGCCGGCGGAGCCGCTGCTCCAGATCTTGCGGTAGAAGTCGGCAAGCCCGTCCACTTCGCCATCCCTTATTTCGGAGATGATGTCGCCTCTGCGAAGTCCAGCCTCATCGGCCGGGCTGCCATCGGCGACACTCATAACGATGACGTCGCCGTTGCTCTCCGCGGAGAAAGCACCGAGCCAGGGGCGAGCGGGCTTGTTGACTTGCCCGCGGGTCAGGAGATCATCGAGGATGGGCGGCAGAAGGTTGATCGGCACGATCATGTTGATGTCGGCAACTTCGTCATTCTGGCTCATCTGCAGGCGCAGGGAGCCGATGCCCAATAGCTTCCCATCAGCATCGACAAGGGCAGCACCTCCCCACGAGGGATGCGCCGGCGTCGTGAAGATCGCCTCGTCCAGCAGATATTCCCAATAGCCCGCAAATTCCTGCTTCGCGACGATCCGGGCCTCGACGAACTGGCCGATGCCATCGGCCAAAACCACCGGGTCTCCGAGGTTCGCGCCGCTGCCATCGCCGAATTCGAGCGCCGGCAGGCCAAGATCGCCGAGCGCCTGCAGCAGGCCGAAGCCCGTCTCCTGGTCGTAGGCGAGGGGATGAGCTGCGATTACTCGGCCATCGAGCGTCGTCAGCCACACCTCTTCCGCCTCAGTGATCAGGTAACCAATCGTCAGCACAAGCCCGGATGAACGGATGACGACGCCACTTCCTTCCCGGCGGGTGCCGAGCGTGTCCGCCGTATAGGCGTCGTCGGGGATTGAGGCGCGAACGGCCACAACAGACCGAAGAATGTCGTCGATATCCATGGTTTCATCCTCGCAAGGCAGAATGTCGGCCCGGCAGATGCGTACGCACTACCTGTATCGCGTATAGCTATGAAGGCAGGTCCATGGCTGCAAGTGGCCATCAGCCTAATTCAGGCGACTTCAAGTCCGTTCGGAGATGGTTCTTCGAAAGAAACAGGCGTTTTCGGCGCAAGTTGCGGCGCGTTACCGCGACGGCAGCTGCCCGGCGATCTCTTCGGCGCGCGACTTGTGGCGTCCGGCTTCGGTCTGCCAGCGGACTGCCTCCTTGGCTTCGCTACGGGCGCGCTTGCGATGCTTGCCTTGGCCGAGCCAGGTGGCGGCGGCGCCGACGAACATGCCGATGATCAGAGCGATAAACAGGAAAACGAAGAGTGGTGCCGAAAGGGAGAGCACCTGATCTTCCGGCCTGAAAGGGTTGAAAGCCAGCGACACGCTCTGCCGGTTGGCGACGCAGAAGATGATCAGAATGATGCCAAGAGGCAGCAAAATCAGAAGGTTGATGATTTTCTTCGTCATTGTGCTGTCTCCGTATGCTGTCATTCACCGCGGCGTGCGATGCTGCATATCAGGATAAGCGGAGCTAGCGGAAGTTCAAGTGCGCGCGATGTCGCTTTGGATGGAGAAATCCGCTCAGTCGTCTTGATCCGCCTGTCCCGGGTTGAGGCGTTCGCGCAGTTCCTTGCCGGTCTTGAAGAACGGTACCCACTTCTCCTCGACGAAGACGGTATCGCCGGTACGCGGGTTGCGGCCGGAGCGCGACGGACGGTTCTTGACGGAGAACGCGCCGAAGCCGCGCAGCTCCACGCGGTTGCCTGCCGCGAGTGCATCCGTGATCTCGTCGAGGACCGCGTTGACGATATTTTCGACGTCGCGATGATAAAGATGCGGGTTGCGTGCCGCAACTATCTGCACCAGTTCGGACTTGATCACAGTTGCCCCCTTAAATTATTGATTTCTTATCTATCATTGCCAACCTGCCAAACTGAAAGGAGCCCGTCAAGGAGCAACTTCTGCGGCAGAATTCCGGTGAGGTCCTGGCTGCGGGCAAGATCGCCGTAACCCAGGAGTGTGAGGATTTGCGAAGCGGCGCCGGCGAGCAGAAATGGCGTCGTGCTCTTCTTGTCCCAGTCGACCTCGGGCAGGTCTTTCTTGACATTCCGCGTCGCCAGATAGGCGCGGATTTCGTCGTCGCCGCCGATCTTGTCAATCAGCTTTACCTTCAGCGCCTGGCGCCCCGTGAAGATCGTTCCATCAGCGAGTTTCAGGACATCCTCGCGAGGAAGCTTACGCCGGTCGGCCACGAGATCGACGAACCAGCCGTAGCTATCAACGATCATGTTGTTGATCATCGCCTTGGCCTCCTCGCTGGCCGGATGGAACGGCGAGGGTTCCGCCTTCAGCGGCGAGGACTTGATCTCCTCCATGGAGACGCCGAGCTTGTCGAGAAGCGGCTTCACCTGCGGATACTGAAAGATGACGCCGATCGAGCCGGTGATCGAGCTGTCGCCGGCGATGATCATGTCGCCGGCCGTGGCGATCATGTAGCCGGCAGAGGCGGCGAGCGTCCGTACGTCAGAGACGACGGGCTTCTTGGCGGCGATCGCACGGATCGCCTTGAAAATCCGTTCGCCGCCATAGGTCGTTCCGCCTGGAGACGAAATCGAGACGACGACCGCCTTGACCGCATCGCTCTTCTCGATCTTGCCGAGCCGCTCCAGCAGCTCGTTGTCGTCGGTGATCAGGCCGGAGATCGTGACGTGGGCGATGTGCGGGCGTTCCAGGCCGACGTCTTCGGCAAAGAAGCGATATGCGACAAAGCCGAACGCCAGAAGCAGCAGAACCGCGATCACGCGCCAGAAGCCAACCTTGCGCCGCAGCCGCCGGCGGTCAGCGATCATCGAACTGTCCATTCATTCCTCCGGATCGGCAAGCCTCAGGCAACCCCGTCAATCTAGAGTTCACCAGGCGCGCGGAAATGCTTTTGTGGCTAATTTCATGCTTTTCTTGCTTGTTGCAGAAAAAAATCCATATTGGCAAGCCAGTGTAATAATGCGAAACGAACTGTGATCTGCAGAAGCGCTCCCTATATACGCCTGCCGATCACTGCAACGGACCCAACTTATGCTCAATACCCTGAACAACGGCGGACAGGCTGCCTATGCGAAGTCCGCGAGGAGCGCCTATGGCGACGCGCGGTTTCACTCGACCAGGGTTCGCCGGCTGAAGGTGCTGCTGCCGGTAGCCGCCGTGATCGTGTCGCTCGCCTTCATCGGCGTTTCCATCATCCGCACCTATCTGCCCGAGAACATCAAGATCGAGGGTGCCAAGATCAAGGACGGCAAGGTCGTGATGGAGAAGCCGGCGATCTCTGGCCGAAACTCCGATGGCATCAACTATTCCATGCTGGCCGAGCGCGCGCTGCAGGACATCAAGAATCCCAATCTCATCACACTCGAAACCATCAAGGCCGCCGTTCCCATTCGCGATGATCTCATCGCTCGAGTCGAGGCAACGACGGCCGATTATGATCGCGCGACTGATAACCTCAACGTCAAGTCGCCGTTCACCATTCTTCTGAGCAACGGCCTTTCCGCGAAGTTCCAAACCGCTCAGGTCGATATCAAAGGTGGCAAGCTTACGACCAATGATGCCGTCGAGATCCAAAAAGACGGCGCATCAGTTGTTGCGCGCTCGCTCAAGATGACAGATAAGGGGCGGACGATCACATTCGAGGGAATGTTCGAATGAATGTTGATCCGTCCGCTATTCACAAACAGGGCACTTAACCAGCCGGGTTCCTAATGGCAAACTATTGTCGCATTTCCACCCGCAAGTCGGGCGCAGTATTCTTTAACGGTGCGCTCGCACTGATGCTTTTGGCGGGCGGTGCGCTGGCTCAGGCAACGACCAGCCAGATGAACGGTCTGAAACTCAACCGGGACGAACCGATCCAGATCGAAAGCGACAAGCTGGAAATCCACGATCAGGAACACACGGCCGACTTCACCGGCAACGTCAAGGTTGTCCAGGGTGGGACGACCCTGCAGGCCGGTCATATGACGGTGTATTACAAGGCGAAGGGCGGCGACGCCGCGAACGCCGATGCGAATGGCGCCTCCAAGGCATCGGCCGCCGACGACAAGCAGGCGTCGACCTCAATCGCGTCAGGCAATGCCGATATCGACCACATCATCGTCACCGACAAGGTGTTCCTGAGCTCCGGAACACAGACTGCCACTGCCGACAACGGATCCTTCGACATGGCGAAGCAGCTTTTCATCCTGAAGGGTGAGAAGGTCGTCCTGTCAGACGGACCGAATGTCTTCACCGGTTGCCAGCTGACGGTGCATATGGCGACCGGACAGGCGCAATTGGACAGCTGCGGGGGGCGCGTCCAAATTCAGCTTGATCCGAAATCACAGAAGAAGAACTGACCCCGGCCTTACCACGTGAAATTATTCTCGCTATCGACCAAGTTCGGCAAGACTGGTTCGCAGGCTGCGGCTGATGCCGCAACCACGGACAAGAGCCGTTATCAGGGCACGCTGATCGCGCGCGGTCTGACCAAGACCTACAGCACGCGACGCGTCGTCAATGGTGTCTCGCTCGTTGTTCGCCGCGGCGAGGCTGTCGGGTTGCTCGGGCCGAACGGTGCCGGCAAGACGACGTGCTTCTATATGATCACCGGCCTCGTTCCGGTTGATGAGGGCACCATCGAGATTGACGGCAACGATGTGACCACGATGCCGATGTATCGTCGGTCGCGTCTTGGCGTCGGTTATCTGCCGCAGGAAGCGTCGATCTTCCGTGGCCTGACGGTGGAAGAAAACATTCGCGCCGTCCTCGAAGTGCATATCAAGGACAAGGCGGCGCGGGAAAAGAAGCTC harbors:
- the sppA gene encoding signal peptide peptidase SppA; protein product: MDSSMIADRRRLRRKVGFWRVIAVLLLLAFGFVAYRFFAEDVGLERPHIAHVTISGLITDDNELLERLGKIEKSDAVKAVVVSISSPGGTTYGGERIFKAIRAIAAKKPVVSDVRTLAASAGYMIATAGDMIIAGDSSITGSIGVIFQYPQVKPLLDKLGVSMEEIKSSPLKAEPSPFHPASEEAKAMINNMIVDSYGWFVDLVADRRKLPREDVLKLADGTIFTGRQALKVKLIDKIGGDDEIRAYLATRNVKKDLPEVDWDKKSTTPFLLAGAASQILTLLGYGDLARSQDLTGILPQKLLLDGLLSVWQVGNDR
- a CDS encoding LptA/OstA family protein, whose translation is MANYCRISTRKSGAVFFNGALALMLLAGGALAQATTSQMNGLKLNRDEPIQIESDKLEIHDQEHTADFTGNVKVVQGGTTLQAGHMTVYYKAKGGDAANADANGASKASAADDKQASTSIASGNADIDHIIVTDKVFLSSGTQTATADNGSFDMAKQLFILKGEKVVLSDGPNVFTGCQLTVHMATGQAQLDSCGGRVQIQLDPKSQKKN
- the lptB gene encoding LPS export ABC transporter ATP-binding protein, which codes for MKLFSLSTKFGKTGSQAAADAATTDKSRYQGTLIARGLTKTYSTRRVVNGVSLVVRRGEAVGLLGPNGAGKTTCFYMITGLVPVDEGTIEIDGNDVTTMPMYRRSRLGVGYLPQEASIFRGLTVEENIRAVLEVHIKDKAAREKKLDELLDEFHIRKLRKSAAVSLSGGERRRLEIARALATDPTFMLLDEPFAGVDPISVADIQNLVHHLTARGIGVLITDHNVRETLGLIDRAYIIHAGEVLTHGRANDIVNNPEVRRLYLGDNFSL